A single Acropora palmata chromosome 5, jaAcrPala1.3, whole genome shotgun sequence DNA region contains:
- the LOC141882471 gene encoding uncharacterized protein LOC141882471: protein MMSRDDVSEQAVAVRENLILNITLLASEWKSSAGGLSTLNRELAIHLAQIQNLRVSLLVPEGACDDEDKREARSFGINILDAKKRVGVEPLLWLSKPPQDHKIDVIVGHGVKLGCQVQFVKEQMQFQNCKWVQVVHTAPEDLSKYKGYSNPISKGEKKLWDEVDLCKSADLVVLVGPKLEKSYHGYLQSSEKSGDFFELIPGLFEREFGDLVAKQNPKDEKDDFIVLLFGRGDEEDFVVKGYDIAVKAFSDQRLKGKRYSLRFVGSPGGKQDEVRERLLKCGINNKQLTVREFVKSRQKMKDLFCEVDMAIIPSKSEGFGLVALEALSAGLPILVGSNSGFASAIENVPFGSYCIVDSDDPAEWAKAIQRVRGKHGVILKETKMLKESYGNEYCWKTQCEELVDRLWKMVYERRQGGDLTLPELADQLIKSKIKTSGLNEEQQKAIYGLLKQHVTEYMKSQNYSEVKLPVRPFLEYLERIYNVACIAFKKG from the exons ATGATGTCACGAGATGACGTATCTGAACAAGCAGTTGCAGTGAGggaaaatttaatattaaatattacTCTGCTAGCAAGTGAGTGGAAGTCATCAGCTGGTGGTTTGTCGACATTAAATAGGGAGCTTGCAATTCATCTGGCACAGATACAAAATCTGAGAGTTTCACTGTTGGTCCCAGAGGGTGCTTGTGATGATGAAGACAAAAGGGAGGCTAGAAGTTTTGGCATCAATATTCTTGATGCAAAGAAACGTGTCGGTGTTGAGCCTCTTCTTTGGTTGAGCAAACCACCTCAAGATCACAAGATAGATGTTATTGTTGGTCATGGTGTGAAACTTGGTTGTCAAGTGCAGTTCGTTAAAGAACAAATGCAGTTCCAAAATTGCAAGTGGGTACAAGTGGTCCATACTGCACCAGAAGACCTCAGCAAATATAAGGGCTATAGCAATCCAATTTCAAAAGGTGAAAAGAAGCTCTGGGATGAGGTTGATCTTTGTAAGAGTGCTGACCTTGTTGTTCTAGTGGGACCAAAGCTTGAAAAATCTTACCATGGGTATTTGCAGTCAAGTGAAAAAAGTGGGGACTTTTTTGAGCTCATTCCTGGTCTTTTTGAGCGTGAGTTTGGAGATTTGGTTGCAAAGCAGAACCCCAAAGATGAGAAGGATGATTTTattgtgttgttgtttggGCGTGGTGATGAGGAGGATTTTGTAGTCAAAGGGTACGACATTGCTGTTAAAGCCTTTTCTGATCAGCGACTGAAAGGGAAACGTTACTCTTTGCGTTTCGTGGGTTCACCTGGAGGAAAGCAGGATGAGGTCAGGGAAAGGCTGCTCAAATGTGGAATTAATAATAAACAGCTGACAGTGAGAGAGTTTGTAAAGAGCagacaaaaaatgaaggatCTTTTCTGTGAAGTGGACATGGCCATCATTCCTTCAAAATCAGAGGGATTTGGCCTTGTTGCCCTTGAAGCCCTGTCAGCTGGCTTACCCATTCTAGTTGGGAGCAACTCAGGATTTGCAAGTGCAATAGAGAATGTTCCTTTTGGATCATACTGCATAGTTGATTCAGATGATCCTGCTGAGTGGGCTAAGGCTATTCAACGTGTTCGTGGTAAACATGGAGTGATTCttaaagaaaccaaaatgCTGAAAGAGAGTTATGGCAATGAGTACTGTTGGAAAACACAATGTGAAGAACTTGTTGACAGATTATGGAAGATGGTTTATG AGAGAAGACAAGGAGGTGACCTTACCTTGCCTGAGCTTGCAG ACCAACTCATCAAATCAAAAATCAAGACATCAGGTCTAAATGAAGAACAACAGAAAGCTATCTATGGGTTGTTAAAACAGCATGTAACAGAATACATGAAGTCACAAAACTATTCCGAAGTTAAATTACCAGTGAGACCCTTCCTTGAATATTTAGAACGGATATACAATGTGGCTTGCATTGCTTTCAAGAAAGGTTAA